A region of Leptidea sinapis chromosome 4, ilLepSina1.1, whole genome shotgun sequence DNA encodes the following proteins:
- the LOC126979882 gene encoding integrin beta pat-3-like, translating into MNLRLLLLLLLYKEVHSKCEEHIRCESCIKDNNNCVWCAADTFGPESRCKPYTPDTSWCINDIIYPQSSYKIIENKSLSSDFGNVVQIIPQKIEMDMRPGQEVEFSFNFKRARDYPIDMYFLVDGSESMITIRDNIIDEAETIYGMMGNISRNVTLGIGTFVDKNALPFTQKVDQTLTYSFRNQLKLTDDIQQFKKILRDIKFGKNYDPQEGTLDALAQVITCNKEISWRDESRRVIIVLTNAPYHAAGDAKFAGIDQPYDGQCYTINGGYSKELELDYPSTSVLRRLISNEGVSVIFIVNSDEVNTYHRLTKIIGGSELTYDKNKIASKLSSIYEGITNKISLKVNMDWRLREFLKISFKPDCYQSKVNTNCLLKQEEEKTISGNIKLLKYFDAANINLDIGIEGIREKLTIKINTIKKCDCRTETNTEACSTKGVKRCGICECNEDREGDKCECEKGASNIKDDSSCKMPNTTTICNRNGICKCGRCNCRNEFTGQFCECKIDSCPRDPAGALCSNHGHCDCGTCTCDDGWIGDRCQCPTTEEMCTLNNKTCNGRGICTCGECGCDAIADWDSRNKQNELCVIQPCTTCHTPQCLKLTPCVLCLMSSNECQDCGHLNVTVLTNVTHEDEWMVCYNIHVDLGCSTKFIYRYSLDRYGIDVIAQTSFDCAASYYMFGGGCLALLLFIGLATLVAWKLLTNARDRREYETFLKDVAAQSASVDNCTYIPPSTTFSNPLFGDNDH; encoded by the exons ATGAATTTAAGACTTCTATTActgttattattgtataaagaaGTGCACAGTAAATGTGAGGAACACATAAGATGTGAATCTTGTATAaaggataataataattgcgtGTGGTGCGCTGCG GACACTTTTGGACCTGAGAGTCGATGCAAGCCATATACTCCCGATACAAGCTGGTGTATTAACGATATTATATATCCTCAAAGTAGttacaaaattattgaaaacaagAGTTTATCATCAGATTTTGGTAACGTTGTACAAATTATACCTCAAAAAATTGAAATGGATATGAGACCAGGCCAAGAAGTggaatttagttttaattttaagcgagCTAGGGATTATCCAATAGACATGTATTTTCTGGTCGATGGTTCAGAATCGATGATAACAATAAGAGATAATATCATTGATGAGGCTGAAACGATATACGGGATGATGGGAAATATTTCACGAAATGTAACACTGGGAATTGGCACTTTTGTTGATAAGAACGCTTTACCATTTACACA AAAAGTCGATCAAACCTTAACCTATTCATTCAGAAACCAATTAAAGCTTACTGACGATATAcaacagtttaaaaaaatattacgcgacATAAAATTCGGCAAGAACTATGATCCTCAAGAAGGCACATTAGACGCACTCGCTCAAGTTATAACTTGTAATAAAGAAATTAGTTGGAGGGATGAGTCAAGGAGAGTAATTATCGTGCTAACAAACGCCCCATACCATGCCGCTGGTGACGCAAAATTTGCAGGAATCGATCAACCATATGATGGCCAATGTTACACAATAAATGGcggttattcaaaagaattagaACTAGATTACCCATCAACGAGTGTTTTAAGAAGATTGATTTCTAACGAAGGCGTTTcagttatatttatagttaattcTGACGAAGTGAATACTTACCACCGCCTTACAAAAATTATTGGAGGATCTGAATTAACTTATGATAAAAATAAGATTGCCTCCAAATTAAGCTCAATTTATGAG GGTATAACGAATAAAATAAGCTTAAAAGTAAACATGGATTGGAGGTTGCGagaatttctaaaaatttcttttaaaccTGATTGTTATCAGTCAAAAGTAAATACGAACTGCTTGTTAAAACAGGAAGAAGAAAAAACAATATCGGGAAATATTaagctattaaaatattttgacgctGCTAATATTAATCTTGACATAGGAATAGAGGGTATCAGAGAAAAactaactattaaaataaatactattaaaaaatgtGACTGCAGAACGGAAACCAATACTGAAGCTTGCTCAACTAAAGGAGTCAAAAGATGCGGAATTTGTGAATGTAATGAGGACAG GGAAGGAGATAAATGTGAATGTGAAAAAGGCGCTAGTAACATCAAAGATGACTCTTCTTGCAAAATGCCTAATACGACAACTATTTGCAATCGCAATGGAATATGCAAATGTGGACGTTGCAATTGCAGAAATGA ATTTACTGGCCAGTTTTGTGAGTGTAAAATAGATAGCTGTCCGAGAGACCCAGCTGGTGCTTTATGTTCGAACCATGGCCATTGTGACTGTGGAACATGTACTTGCGACGATGGATGGATCGGTGATCGGTGCCAATGCCCAACCACAGAAGAAATGTGTACacttaataataaa actTGCAATGGTAGAGGCATCTGTACTTGCGGAGAATGTGGATGTGATGCTATTGCGGACTGGGATTCGCGAAATAAACAGAATGAATTATGTGTCATCCAGCCTTGTACCACGTGCCATACGCCACAGTGTCTCAAATTAACACCCTGTGTCCTATGCCTCATGTCTAGCAACGAGTGCCAGGACTGTGGCCATTTGAATGTTACTGTTCTCACAAATGTAACACATGAAGACGAGTGGATGGTCTGCTATAATATCCATGTGGATCTTGGTTGTAGCACGAAATTCATCTATCGATACTCGTTGGATCGATACGGAATTGACGTCATTGCTCAGACTAGTTTCGATTGTGCTGCTAGTTACTATA tGTTTGGAGGCGGATGCCTGGCATTATTACTCTTTATTGGACTGGCAACACTAGTGGCGTGGAAGTTGTTAACTAACGCCCGTGATCGCCGCGAATATGAAACATTCCTTAAAGACGTCGCTGCCCAGAGTGCTAGTGTAGACAATTGTACTTACATTCCACCATCCACTACATTCAGTAATCCACTATTTGGAGATAACGAccattaa